Within the Pseudomonadota bacterium genome, the region CCAGCGCAAAGACATCCAGGCCTTCTTCGGCGCACTCACCGACCGCAACGCGACCAAAGGCCTGTTCATCACCACGGGCTACTTCGCCAGTGGAGCTCGACAGTTCTCGGACCGTCGCGAGGGAATCGTCCTCATCGACGGGGACCAGCTGGCCTCGCTGATGATCGACCATGGTGTGGGTGTCGAACGCGGCGAGACGGTGGAGATCGCCCGCGTCGACCATGGCTTTTTTGAGGACACCTAGGATCGACGGAGAATGGCCATGAACCCAAGCTCAGACTCCAGAGGCGGAGATGCAGACCTCCCTGTCGAAATCGCGCACGAAATCCGGCGGATCGAAGAGAACGCGCTCTATAACGCACAGGCGCATTTCGAAGTCGCCGCGGCCAAGAGCAAGACTACGAAGTGGATGTTGGTCGGATGCTCTGCCGTCGCCGGAGTTGCCGGCTTACTTGTCGCAGTCGGCCTGCCCGGTTGGATCGGAGCGGTTACGGTTGTCGCAAACGCGATATCAGGCGTCGCCGCGGCGTTCGGAGTTCAGGAGGCTTCCGGCCGACATGATGCCGCCGGACGGCAGTGGACACAGCTCCGGCACGATGCACGCGCACTTCGGTGCATTACGGGCCCCCAATACGCCCGCGATGTACTGATTGCGGAGATCGGTAGTCTGGCAACTCGATACAGCGACCTAAACGCTGTCCTGCCGAGCACGGACAATGAGGCTTTCGAACGAGCGCGGGAGCGCATTCAAGCGGGCCGCTTTGAGCCGGATTTCGAGTCCGCGCCAGCGGGCCCGCCGGTCACCGCTCGGGTTCAGCCGATGGAAGCGTCCGAAAGCGAGAGCGCGGAGGTACTCGCGGCGGCTGAAGACTCACGTGCGCGAGAGAAGAACCGGACATAGTCGTGCTGTATCGTCGCGTAGCGCCAAAGAACTAGATCTACCACCGAAACAGGATCGCCAGACTGCTCAGCCACTGTCCCACATAAGGAGGCTACGCAGGGAGCCGCTAGCGCGACTGCGATACGTTGGAGGTGCCGATCAGGTTTCGAAACCATGAACCCGAGGTTCCTGGCCAGGTGAAAGACGGTCACCGGACCAATGTGCGGAAGCGCGCAAAGTTCTTGCACACCTTTGGCGCGCGCATCGGTCAGGATGGCCGCTGCGCCTCGTCGGTCGACGGTCTCACAGATGTCGAGGATGGCGTCGATCTTGGCTGGATGATTAAAGGCTCGTAGAGCGGTGCGACGGCATTTGCCGCGATCCGCAGTGATCCGTCGGGGTGACCGCCAGCCCCAGAAGGCATTAGATATCTTCGGGAACTTGGCTCGGACAACCGACTCACGCATTCCGCTCGACAGCACGACCCACGCGGCCTCTCGCATGAAATCCGAGTCGGTAACCTCGTTCCCAGCTAGATTCTCTTGCCACGCGACCTCGTCTTCGAAGCCAGCTTCGATAACCGCAGCCTTCGCAAGCAGATACCGGTGTAGCACCGCTCCACTGGTATCGACGTCAGTCACTGCCCAGCAGCTCCTTCCAATGGTCGACCGACTGCGCACCATCGGCCACTCGAATTCGACGTGCGATTCTGGCCATCGCATTTGCTACGAGCATGCGTTCTACGCTGCCCTGCTTACCGAGGTAGTCATCGACGGCCGCTGACTGTCCGGTCGTGTCGGTCATGGGCGCCTTTATTGCTTCGGCGGAAACCGTGAAGAAGTGCTCGACCATAGCTTTCGTCGTGCGAGGACCG harbors:
- a CDS encoding restriction endonuclease, which gives rise to QRKDIQAFFGALTDRNATKGLFITTGYFASGARQFSDRREGIVLIDGDQLASLMIDHGVGVERGETVEIARVDHGFFEDT
- a CDS encoding SLATT domain-containing protein; amino-acid sequence: MNPSSDSRGGDADLPVEIAHEIRRIEENALYNAQAHFEVAAAKSKTTKWMLVGCSAVAGVAGLLVAVGLPGWIGAVTVVANAISGVAAAFGVQEASGRHDAAGRQWTQLRHDARALRCITGPQYARDVLIAEIGSLATRYSDLNAVLPSTDNEAFERARERIQAGRFEPDFESAPAGPPVTARVQPMEASESESAEVLAAAEDSRAREKNRT